The genomic stretch AGCGAATTAAAATGCGGATACCATATTAATTGAATATCGAAGAAGCGGCTTTGACGATTTGGATTACTTATAAGTATATAAGGAAATCTGTCAAGAAAGACGTCAATAAATACAAACTCGTTTCGACGAAATTTAAATTGCTGGAAGTAGAGAAACTCTAACTCGTCTTCCTTCCGAGGTTAGAGCAAAGGTACGTCACTAGAGCCTCACATTTTCAGATTAGAGCTATTCAAGATAGATTTTCTTGGCCCTTGTACTTATAAAACCTCGCGGCTCGGCGCGTTTTGTGCTTTCAACGTTGCAATTCAACTCCATTGAAAACTCAAAACAACACGAATCAAGCAAACAGAAACTCTATGCCCGTCATTGACTCTATCAAACAAAAACTCTGTGTTCATCGTGGACTCCGTCGAACAAGCGATTCACTCTCGATTCCTCAAAATTAATCAGCATCTAGATGATGCAAGACACCTTCCTTACCACATCAATAACAAGTACTATAACTATTAgagaacatttttattttttcaggcTTAAAAAGTCGACAATGTGGAAAAATTGGTGTTTTAGCCTATTGATGGGCTTTTGATTTGGGCCCATTGGAGTCGGACCATCATTTTCCCTCGTCgttttcttgtctctttttcGCATTTCCGGAAGCGCACCGCAGCGTATTCTCGCCTCGAGTGGGCCCTGCGCGGCCCATTTATCCAAATTTCAAACTCCTCATCGGCCCTTTGATGATTTCCATTGTGGCATGAGTCCCCCCCCCCTTCAAACAAAGTTCCAATCTCCTCTATACTGTCCAAATTACAAAGTGTGCCTAGCAGCCTTTAGCCAATTTATgtcctttattttccttttttttaaattgtcacTACATTTTTGTCGAGCTTAAAATTGGTGTTGTTATGTTACGAGCGGCTAATGTTGCCACCAAAATAATTTGGTTTTTCTGTGATGGGGCTTTGAAATAATTAAGGGATGCTTGTTTCGAGGAAGATttaatgataaaagaaaatgcttttcgGGGTTATAACTTTAGTGGAAAACGTTTTCTCATTTTCaggttagaaaattcacttTTTTAACTTTAAACGTGCATTTTTACTGTCAACAATTTTCCGATATTTGAACTTCTCTTCTAGGTAGGCCCACTAGTGGCCCAAGTGACTTACctatcttatcttttcttttctttttggaaagaaatctTCGAATTTAAACTTGCGTATTAAAACCATGCTCACTTTTAAAACCCTTAAGAGTCGCATttatctaaataaaaaaaaaatacatttaccCTCGAACCCTATTCCGtatcttttctctccctctctctctccacccctCGCCGCCATTCCACCCGACGTTGCCCCCGGCGTCCCTTACCGTCGAGCCCCTCACCCCGACAACACACCGTCTCTCCCCCAACGGAGTTCAAGACTCGTGGCTATGGGAAGCTACGAATCACAAAACCTCGACCCCACGAGGCTCATGGAAACCCATCGAGCTCGCAGGTCTTCCGAGACTATGCTCATAGAGACCGGGTCACAATCTGTCAGCAATTCAATCCCTCCAACCAATGTATGATTCATacgatttttaaaatataatagTCGATGTAATGTCATTCTGTCTATCATGCATTATCATTAAATATTACCTGTTTATCCGCATGACCTCTCGGTAACTTCAATTGCAAATAGTTTCCCTTGTCATGTATGAAGCCACTACCTAATAGATTTGGTATAGATATGTGCTTGAGATTGTGGctagctcttttttttattacgaaTAGATTTGGACTTATCTAGCAGCCAGTAGGGTATGATTATGACACCACTTGTTTATCATGCACCTCTCAAACATGTTTGATTCTCGTGACAAACATTTGGGTTGTTTTCGACAATTAGCATTATCACTCTCTCCGTTGCTTAagataataattattattattattttttggtcgaagggtAATCAAATTCGAAAAGCAGTTGTTAGAGAACAATCCTATGTAACGACAAGGGAGGTCAATGACTAATTTTCCTCAGGTAGAATCTCCTTTTGTCCCCAAAagttttggattaaaaaaaatgacaaaaatattcggaaattaaaaattatacaatttgccaaaattagaagattaaaaaaaaaaaaaggacatgcaAGCAAAAAGGACACTGAGCCGCTGCCTTCTCTCGAAAATCTTCCGGCATGTTTAAATTGGCAGCCGGACCAAAATCTAAGCGCTcgtctctctctcactctctctcctctgtctaTATAAATACGGGGGCTGTTGATGCTTCAGTGAAGTTCAGTCGCTGACGAGAGTTGTCGTCGTCAGCCGAAAGCTGCCTCCCCTCGCTCTGCTTCGATTATACACTCGGGTGTGTTCGTTTAATCTTCAGCTGGCATCACCAATCGAGGCTTGTCAGTAGTTCGTGGAGGATCTGTACATTCTGAGATCAGTTTTGGTTCGAATTCTAGTTTAGTCATCTGGAATTTGAGGTTTGGACAAAGTAGGGTTTTGGTCGGGAGCTGTCTGAGTCTCGCGCCTCTCCTCTTGCTGTCCGTTGAGAGACGGAATCGTCTGGATTTGTTTTGGTTCCGGctggtttagggtttaggtttcTGCTTAGAACAGACGGAGAGGATAGCGTTTGGGATGTCTATTCTTTATTTGTTCAAGCTTTTTGATCTGCCCCTAATCGAAACGTTGCTCTCTCCCTGATTTCTTCTGATCTTGGAACCTCAGAATTGGAGCTTCTGTAGTATGCTCTGTAGTGAAATTCCTCTGTTCTAGGGTTTTCTTTGATTGGATTGAATCTCGGCCATGGCCTCGTATAGGCCCTTTCCCCCACAATCCTCATTTGGTCCGCCACCAAGCCAAAATCCACttccgccgccaccgccaacaATTTCCCAGCCGCAGGCAGGTACGCAATATTCACAGAATTGGGGttacggtggtggtggtggaggtggtagTGACGTGCCTATGCCATCAGCTGCTTCCGCTGCTTTCCCTCAAAACTACAGCCAAATGCACCCGAATTCTAATTATCCCCACCAACCTTACAATCCTTCAAGACCTCAACACCCCCCTCCTCCCCATTACCCTTACCAGCCACCTCCACCGCCTCCACCGCCAGATTCTTCATATCCACCGcccccgccaccaccacctcctcagAATGCAGCGAGCTTACAGCCTCCTCCACAACCACAACAGCCTCCTATATACTACCCATCATCTTCGCAATATACTCAGTACAATCCTGCATCAATGCAATCATTGCAACCACCGctgcctccgcctccgcctcccccATCGTCTCCTCCTAGTTCTGCAATTCCACCACCACCCCCAAgttcgcctcctcctcctcctcctcctcagagTAAAGAAAGTTTAGGCTCTGATAGGAAATCCCTTGAGCGCAATCAAGGTGCTTCGAGAGATCATGAACCTGGTAAATATGATCGTGTGTTTTCTGTTAAACCACATAAACTCCCCACCCCAATGGTGAAAAAACCGAATGGGAATTCGGGGAGGGTGGAGACTGAAGAAGATAGGAGgttgagaaagaagaaggagTATGAGAAGCAAAAGCAGGAGGAGAAACACAGGCAGCAGATGAAGGAGTCACAAAATTCGATATTACAGAAGACCCATATGTTGTCTTCAGGAAAGGGACACGGATCAATTGTCGGTTCTAGAATGGGGGATAGGAAAGCAACGCCATTCTTGACTGGTGAGAGGTCTGAGAATAGGTTGAAGAAGCCGACCACTTTTTTGTGCAAGTTGAAGTAAGTGTTTTAATGTGTACATTTTCTTCAGCCTGAGTTGCTTGCTAACATTATGCTGGCAGCACGTGTGGAGACTCTTCTATTTTCCTAACATTCATGATGCCATAAACTCAGCTTATGAAGGAGCATAAAAATATTGGCAAAAGCAAGTTTTCTGTCCCCACTGCATCTCCTACTACGAGATTTGATGTTATTGCTGGTACAAGATTGCAAATTAGTAGCTAATTTTGAGGTGGCTATGTGTATAATCCTTTGCTATCCTTAAGTCGGAAATAATACCACGAAGTGGCCATGTCTTTTTAGATGACGTTCTTTTGTTTAAGGATATGTTATTTGGCAAATGTTCATGTATTCTAAATTCACTAGATTAGCTAAAATGATGCATGATTGTGAGATTAGAAATGCAACTTACCGAGTCCTAATAGCATTTTGAAGGCTGAAAGATATAGCATTGACATATTTGTTTTTAGTTTATGGAATGGCAAACACTGATATTGTTTTGCGAATTCTGGCTGAAAATTTCTCTTGTACTTTGTTGGTTTCAGTATTTTCATTTGAACAGTTCAATCATTGTAGATAAGGAGCAACTCTTTATTGATTGCCTAATGATGACAAATGGTTATCTTCAGCTTACCCTCAATTTGCTTTCTGTTTATCAAAGGTTTCGTAATGAGCTTCCAGATCCAAGTGCTCAACCAAAACTTATGGCTTTCAAGAAAGACAAGGATCGGTATGTAACGTCATTGTGTTgctgaatttgatttttctccctGGGTGCATGTATGTGTGATGTTGCCTTCATATCACTAAGCTAATTACACCTGCCCTTTCAAGAGTATTGCATGTCTCATGATGTGCGGCATAGTTGAATTTGGGAAATTAGTAGGAAACTGGCAAAAGAATTACAGAAAGAGCAGTAATTCATCGAGGCTGTATAAACCATTCAGAGGATCGGTATAGAAGCGCAAAAGGTTGTAGTTATACAGTGATTTCTGAAATATTACTCTCCAGCAAAGTTCATGACAGTGGTTGGACGGTCAAGTTAATCTAACAGAAGGCTGAAATTTCACTTTTTGGATCATTACCAGTACAGtttatgaagaaaatttttttttggagcttTACATGATACATGCTCTCATTGAAGATAAACCCtgctattttttcctttttgcagcTTTACTAAATACACTATTACATCTCTGGAGAAAAGTTGGAAGCCCGAGCTTCATGTTGAGCCTGATCTTGGCATACCTCTCGACCTGCTGGACCTGAATATATACAAGTATTTTCGCGGCCACACTAATCTCTTAAATGGTGTTACAATTGTCTCATATCATCAGTCATATGATTTTGTTTCACTTTTTCGCTAGTCCTCCAAGTATTCGCAAACCCCTTGATCCAGAGGACGAAGAATTACTGCGTGATGATGAAGTGGTGACACCAATAAAGAAAGATGGGATAAGAAGGAAAGAACGACCTACCGATAAAGGTGTTTCTTGGCTAGTTAAAACACAGTACATATCTCCTCTCAGTTTGGATTCAGCAAAACAGGTTGATGGCTTTACtgatttgaaacttttttcaGCAAATATTTTTGCTTGGTTTAGTCATTGTTAATTGCATTGGAATTG from Rhodamnia argentea isolate NSW1041297 chromosome 2, ASM2092103v1, whole genome shotgun sequence encodes the following:
- the LOC115737543 gene encoding protein PAF1 homolog, producing the protein MASYRPFPPQSSFGPPPSQNPLPPPPPTISQPQAGTQYSQNWGYGGGGGGGSDVPMPSAASAAFPQNYSQMHPNSNYPHQPYNPSRPQHPPPPHYPYQPPPPPPPPDSSYPPPPPPPPPQNAASLQPPPQPQQPPIYYPSSSQYTQYNPASMQSLQPPLPPPPPPPSSPPSSAIPPPPPSSPPPPPPPQSKESLGSDRKSLERNQGASRDHEPGKYDRVFSVKPHKLPTPMVKKPNGNSGRVETEEDRRLRKKKEYEKQKQEEKHRQQMKESQNSILQKTHMLSSGKGHGSIVGSRMGDRKATPFLTGERSENRLKKPTTFLCKLKFRNELPDPSAQPKLMAFKKDKDRFTKYTITSLEKSWKPELHVEPDLGIPLDLLDLNIYNPPSIRKPLDPEDEELLRDDEVVTPIKKDGIRRKERPTDKGVSWLVKTQYISPLSLDSAKQSLTEKQAKELRELKGGRNILENLNDRERRIKEIEASFEAAKLDPVHATNKNLYPVEVLPLLPDFNRYDDQFIVASFDNDPTADSEIYSKLEQSARDEYEAKAIMKSYEAIGSDPSKPEKFLAYMVPSADEISKDMYDEDEEIGYSWLREYQWDFVRGGNDAEEPSTYLVSFDDGEARYVPLPKKLNLRKKRAEGRSGDEVEHFARPASVTVRRRPTPATIELKEPGVYSNSKKSASTSNLGAFEDDEDDLGSPERVTQDEHMERSSGAEDDMSE